Proteins from one Phalacrocorax carbo chromosome 30, bPhaCar2.1, whole genome shotgun sequence genomic window:
- the PNPLA6 gene encoding patatin-like phospholipase domain-containing protein 6 isoform X7: protein MSGCWATSRSRCSWSFASTWFSSSANKVTTFSVPASPTPASTCCRMDGKETVMKEVFPGDSVHSLLSILDVITGHQRPYRTVCARAAEDSTVLRLPVEAFSAVFEKYPESLVRVVQIIMVRLQRVTFLALHNYLGLTNELFSHDMQPLRLFPQPGHAARTSPVRHGKRGLSGADEGREPADPLKAGGLETPAVPPPPLSRCISMPVDISGIQRGPRSDFDMAYERGRISVSLQEDSTGALAAFSRSVSHEPKERKSVTVEEQPSGVYHYNYCEDDSAAGDCPFGPYQGRQTSAIFEAAKRELVKLMKVEDPSLLNNRVLLHHAKAGTVIARQGDQDVSLHFVLWGCLHVYQRMIDKAEDVCLFLTQPGEMVGQLAVLTGEPLIFTIKANRDCTFLKISKSDFYEIMREQPSVVLSVAHTVAARMSPFVRQMDFAIDWMAVEAGRALYRQGDKSDCTYIALNGRLRSVIQKGSGKKELIGEYGRGDLIGVVEALTRQPRATTVHAVRDTELAKLPEGTLNNIKRRYPQVVTRLIHLLSQKILGNLQQLRGPFASSGLGMASSSEPTNPTSNLSTVAVLPVCDDVPTAAFTLELKHALNAIGPTLLLTSDIIRARLGSSALDSIQEYRLSGWLAQQEDIHRIVLYQTDCTLTPWTVRCIRQADCILIVGLGDQEPALGELEQMLENTAVRALKQLVLLHREDGPSPSRTVEWLNMRSWCSGHLHIKCPRRVFSRRSPTKLREMYEKVFEKSADRHSDFSRLARVLTGNTIALVLGGGGARGCSHIGVIKAMEESGIPIDMVGGTSIGAFIGALYAEERSAVRTKQRAREWAKCMNSVFETVLDLTYPITSMFSGSAFNASINKVFQDKQIEDLWLPYFNVTTDITASAMRVHTDGSLWRYVRASASYTPYLPPLCDPKDSHWLVDGCYVNNVPGSLWRYVRASMTLSGYLPPLCDPKDGNLLMDGGYINNLPADIARNMGAKTVIAIDVGSQDETDLCNYGDSLSGWWLLWKRLNPWAEKVKVPDMAEIQSRLAYVSCVRQLEVVKSSSYCEYIRPPIDCFKTMDFGKFDEIYDVGYQHGKVVFDGWSRGDIIEKMVKDRRSADFYESKRMDVLTCPSAGFTDLAEIVSRIEPAKPYLSDGYADEESDYLTEYEDEGLEPAQGEEDAFAPSEWASASTLDAEEEKSLRHRPSPARDPSTPHP from the exons ATGTCCG GGTGCTGGGCCACTTCGAGAAGCCGTTGTTCCTGGAGCTTTGCAAGCACATGGTTTTCCAGCAGTGCCAACAAGGTGACTACGTTTTCCGTCCCGGCCAGCCCGACACCAGCATCTACGTGCTGCAGGATG GATGGGAAGGAGACGGTGATGAAGGAGGtgttccctggggacagcgtGCACAGCCTGCTCAGCATCCTGGATGTCATCACG GGCCACCAGCGACCATACCGGACGGTGTGTGCCCGGGCAGCCGAGGACTCCACCGTGCTCCGGCTGCCGGTCGAAGCCTTCTCTGCCGTCTTCGAGAAGTACCCCGAGAGTTTGGTGCGCGTGGTGCAG atCATCATGGTGCGCCTACAGCGTGTCACCTTCTTGGCTTTGCACAACTACCTTGGGTTGACGAACGAGCTCTTCAGCCAT GACATGCAACCCCTACGGCTCTTCCCGCAACCCGGCCACGCCGCCCGCACCAGCCCCGTCCGCCACGGCAAGCGGGGGCTCAGCGGTGCCGATGAGGGCAGGGAGCCGG CCGACCCGCTGAAAGCCGGAGGCCTGGAGACCCCTGCGGTGCCACCGCCACCCTTGAGCCGCTGCATCTCCATGCCGGTGGACATCTCCG GCATCCAGAGGGGTCCCCGTTCCGACTTCGACATGGCCTACGAGCGTGGCCGCATCTCGGTGTCACTGCAGGAGGACAGCACTGGCGCCTTGGCCGCCTTCTCCAGG TCCGTCTCGCACGAGCCCAAGGAGCGCAAGTCGGTGACGGTGGAGGAGCAACCGTCTGGTGTCTACCACTACAACTACTGCGAGGATGATTCGGCGGCCGGCGACTGTCCCTTCGGACCCTACCAGGGCCGCCAGACCAGCGCCATCTTCGAGGCCGCCAAGCGGGAGCTGGTCAAGCTCATGAAGGTGGAG GACCCTTCTCTCCTCAACAACCGTGTCTTGCTCCACCACGCCAAAGCCGGGACGGTCATTGCCCGTCAAGGGGACCAG GACGTGAGCCTCCACTTcgtgctgtggggctgcttacACGTGTACCAGCGGATGATCGACAAGGCGGAGGACGTCTGCCTCTTCTTGACGCAGCCGGGCGAGATGGTGGGACAGTTGGCCGTCCTCACCGGCGAGCCCCTCATCTTCACCATCAAGGCCAACCGTGACTGCACCTTCCTCAAGATTTCCAAGTCGGACTTCTACGA GATCATGCGGGAGCAGCCCAGCGTGGTGCTGAGCGTCGCCCACACCGTGGCTGCCCGTATGTCACCCTTCGTGCGCCAGATGGACTTCGCCATCGACTGGATGGCAGTGGAGGCCGGCCGGGCGCTCTACAG GCAAGGTGACAAGTCAGACTGCACCTACATCGCGCTCAACGGGCGTCTCCGCTCCGTCATCCAGAAGGGCAGTGGCAAGAAGGAGCTCATCGGGGAGTACGGCCGCGGGGACCTCATCGGCGTG GTGGAAGCCCTCACCCGGCAGCCCCGTGCCACCACGGTCCACGCGGTCCGGGACACGGAGCTGGCCAAGTTGCCTGAGGGCACCTTGAACAATATCAAGCGCAGATACCCCCAG GTTGTCACCCGCCTCATCCACCTCCTGAGCCAGAAGATCTTGGGAAACCTTCAGCAGCTCCGCGGGCCCTTTGCAA GCTCCGGCTTGGGCATGGCCTCCAGCTCAGAGCCCACCAACCCCACCAGCAACCTGTCGACGGTGGCGGTGCTGCCGGTGTGCGATGACGTGCCCACGGCTGCCTTCACGCTGGAGCTCAAGCACGCGCTCAACGCCATCG GTCCCACGCTGCTCCTCACCAGCGACATCATCCGTGCCCGTCTCGGCTCCTCAGCGCTGGACAG CATCCAGGAGTACCGCCTGTCGGGGTGGCTGGCGCAGCAGGAGGACATCCACCGCATCGTCCTGTACCAAACCGACTGCACCCTGACGCCGTGGACCGTGCGCTGCATCCGTCAAGCCGACTGCATCCTCATCGTAGGGTTGGGCGACCAAGAGCCGGCACTGGGAGAG CTGGAGCAGATGCTGGAGAACACGGCGGTGCGTGCGCTGAAGCAGTTGGTCCTCCTACACCGCGAGGACGGTCCCAGCCCATCCCGCACCGTTGAGTGGCTCAACATGCGCAGCTGGTGCTCGGGCCACCTCCACATCAAGTGTCCCCGTCGCGTCTTCTCCCGCCGTAGTCCCACCAAACTG CGGGAGATGTATGAGAAGGTGTTTGAGAAGAGCGCCGACCGGCACAGCGACTTCTCCCGGTTGGCGCGGGTCCTCACCGGCAACACCATCGCCCTTGTCCTGGGTGGCGGCGGAGCCAG GGGTTGCTCCCACATCGGGGTGATCAAGGCGATGGAGGAGTCGGGGATCCCCATTGACATGGTGGGTGGCACCTCCATCGGCGCCTTCATCGGGGCGCTCTACGCCGAGGAGCGCAGCGCCGTCCGCACCAAGCAGCGGGCGCGCGAGTGGGCCAAG tgCATGAACTCAGTGTTCGAGACTGTCCTGGACCTCACCTACCCCATCACCTCCATGTTTTCGGGTTCAGCCTTCAACGCCAGCATCAACAAGGTTTTCCAGGACAAGCAGATTGAG GACCTGTGGCTGCCCTACTTCAACGTCACAACCGACATCACGGCCTCGGCCATGCGGGTGCACACGGATG GCAGCCTTTGGCGCTACGTCCGAGCCAGTGCATCTTATACCCCCTACCTGCCTCCGCTCTGCGACCCCAAGGACAGCCACTGGCTCGTGGACGGCTGCTATGTTAACAATGTCCCAG GCTCGCTCTGGCGGTACGTGCGAGCCAGCATGACCCTTTCTGGGTACCTACCGCCACTCTGCGACCCCAAGGACGGCAACTTACTGATGGATGGTGGTTACATCAACAACCTGCCAG CCGACATCGCCCGCAACATGGGTGCCAAGACGGTGATCGCCATCGACGTGGGCAGCCAGGATGAGACAGACCTGTGCAACTATGGGGACAGCCTGTCTGGCTGGTGGCTCCTCTGGAAACGTCTCAATCCCTGGGCTGAAAAAGTCAAG GTGCCCGACATGGCAGAGATCCAGTCCCGCCTGGCCTACGTGTCGTGTGTGCGGCAGCTGGAGGTGGTAAAGTCCAGCTCGTACTGCGAGTACATCCGCCCCCCCATCGACTGCTTCAAGACCATGGATTTCGGCAAGTTCGACGAGATCTAC GATGTGGGGTACCAGCATGGCAAGGTGGTCTTCGATGGCTGGAGCCGGGGTGACATCATTGAGAAGATGGTGAAGGACCGGCGTTCGGCTGACTTCTATGAGAGCAAACGCATGGAC GTGCTCACATGCCCCAGCGCCGGCTTCACCGACCTGGCGGAGATCGTGTCCCGCATCGAGCCCGCCAAGCCATACTTGTCCGACGGATACGCGGACg AGGAGTCCGACTACCTCACCGAGTACGAGGACGAGGGGCTGGAGCCAGCGCAGGGCGAGGAGGATGCGTTCGCCCCTTCCGAGTGGGCCAGCGCCAGCACCTTGGATGCT gaggaggagaagagccTGCGGCACCGCCCGAGCCCAGCGCGGGACCCCTCCACACCCCACCCCTGA
- the PNPLA6 gene encoding patatin-like phospholipase domain-containing protein 6 isoform X5: MGQSESEPQEEAEDASLTAVLPKLFAEEQLPTGAVLGAMLGLGLFTVIIAAAIVVLVRRLRLKKIPMQGTPKYRFRKRDKMLFYGRKIMRKVSQSTSSLVDTTISSTSRPRMKKKLKMLNIAKKFLRIQKELPTLQLKEPPPSVLEADLTEFDVANSHLPSEVLYMLKNVRVLGHFEKPLFLELCKHMVFQQCQQGDYVFRPGQPDTSIYVLQDGKLELFLTEPDGKETVMKEVFPGDSVHSLLSILDVITGHQRPYRTVCARAAEDSTVLRLPVEAFSAVFEKYPESLVRVVQIIMVRLQRVTFLALHNYLGLTNELFSHDMQPLRLFPQPGHAARTSPVRHGKRGLSGADEGREPADPLKAGGLETPAVPPPPLSRCISMPVDISGIQRGPRSDFDMAYERGRISVSLQEDSTGALAAFSRSVSHEPKERKSVTVEEQPSGVYHYNYCEDDSAAGDCPFGPYQGRQTSAIFEAAKRELVKLMKVEDPSLLNNRVLLHHAKAGTVIARQGDQDVSLHFVLWGCLHVYQRMIDKAEDVCLFLTQPGEMVGQLAVLTGEPLIFTIKANRDCTFLKISKSDFYEIMREQPSVVLSVAHTVAARMSPFVRQMDFAIDWMAVEAGRALYRQGDKSDCTYIALNGRLRSVIQKGSGKKELIGEYGRGDLIGVVEALTRQPRATTVHAVRDTELAKLPEGTLNNIKRRYPQVVTRLIHLLSQKILGNLQQLRGPFASSGLGMASSSEPTNPTSNLSTVAVLPVCDDVPTAAFTLELKHALNAIGPTLLLTSDIIRARLGSSALDSIQEYRLSGWLAQQEDIHRIVLYQTDCTLTPWTVRCIRQADCILIVGLGDQEPALGELEQMLENTAVRALKQLVLLHREDGPSPSRTVEWLNMRSWCSGHLHIKCPRRVFSRRSPTKLREMYEKVFEKSADRHSDFSRLARVLTGNTIALVLGGGGARGCSHIGVIKAMEESGIPIDMVGGTSIGAFIGALYAEERSAVRTKQRAREWAKCMNSVFETVLDLTYPITSMFSGSAFNASINKVFQDKQIEDLWLPYFNVTTDITASAMRVHTDADIARNMGAKTVIAIDVGSQDETDLCNYGDSLSGWWLLWKRLNPWAEKVKVPDMAEIQSRLAYVSCVRQLEVVKSSSYCEYIRPPIDCFKTMDFGKFDEIYDVGYQHGKVVFDGWSRGDIIEKMVKDRRSADFYESKRMDVLTCPSAGFTDLAEIVSRIEPAKPYLSDGYADEESDYLTEYEDEGLEPAQGEEDAFAPSEWASASTLDAEEEKSLRHRPSPARDPSTPHP, encoded by the exons CATGCGCAAG GTCTCCCAATCCACCTCCTCCTTGGTGGACACCACCATTTCCAGCACCTCACGGCCCCGGATGAAAAAGAAACTCAAGATGCTCAACATCGCCAAAAA GTTCCTGCGCATCCAGAAGGAGCTGCCCACGCTGCAGCTGAAGGAGCCGCCGCCTTCGGTGCTGGAAGCCGACTTGACCGAATTCGACGTAGCCAATTCCCATCTGCCCTCCGAGGTTCTCTACATGCTCAAAAATGTCCG GGTGCTGGGCCACTTCGAGAAGCCGTTGTTCCTGGAGCTTTGCAAGCACATGGTTTTCCAGCAGTGCCAACAAGGTGACTACGTTTTCCGTCCCGGCCAGCCCGACACCAGCATCTACGTGCTGCAGGATGGCAAGTTGGAGCTCTTCCTCACCGAACCG GATGGGAAGGAGACGGTGATGAAGGAGGtgttccctggggacagcgtGCACAGCCTGCTCAGCATCCTGGATGTCATCACG GGCCACCAGCGACCATACCGGACGGTGTGTGCCCGGGCAGCCGAGGACTCCACCGTGCTCCGGCTGCCGGTCGAAGCCTTCTCTGCCGTCTTCGAGAAGTACCCCGAGAGTTTGGTGCGCGTGGTGCAG atCATCATGGTGCGCCTACAGCGTGTCACCTTCTTGGCTTTGCACAACTACCTTGGGTTGACGAACGAGCTCTTCAGCCAT GACATGCAACCCCTACGGCTCTTCCCGCAACCCGGCCACGCCGCCCGCACCAGCCCCGTCCGCCACGGCAAGCGGGGGCTCAGCGGTGCCGATGAGGGCAGGGAGCCGG CCGACCCGCTGAAAGCCGGAGGCCTGGAGACCCCTGCGGTGCCACCGCCACCCTTGAGCCGCTGCATCTCCATGCCGGTGGACATCTCCG GCATCCAGAGGGGTCCCCGTTCCGACTTCGACATGGCCTACGAGCGTGGCCGCATCTCGGTGTCACTGCAGGAGGACAGCACTGGCGCCTTGGCCGCCTTCTCCAGG TCCGTCTCGCACGAGCCCAAGGAGCGCAAGTCGGTGACGGTGGAGGAGCAACCGTCTGGTGTCTACCACTACAACTACTGCGAGGATGATTCGGCGGCCGGCGACTGTCCCTTCGGACCCTACCAGGGCCGCCAGACCAGCGCCATCTTCGAGGCCGCCAAGCGGGAGCTGGTCAAGCTCATGAAGGTGGAG GACCCTTCTCTCCTCAACAACCGTGTCTTGCTCCACCACGCCAAAGCCGGGACGGTCATTGCCCGTCAAGGGGACCAG GACGTGAGCCTCCACTTcgtgctgtggggctgcttacACGTGTACCAGCGGATGATCGACAAGGCGGAGGACGTCTGCCTCTTCTTGACGCAGCCGGGCGAGATGGTGGGACAGTTGGCCGTCCTCACCGGCGAGCCCCTCATCTTCACCATCAAGGCCAACCGTGACTGCACCTTCCTCAAGATTTCCAAGTCGGACTTCTACGA GATCATGCGGGAGCAGCCCAGCGTGGTGCTGAGCGTCGCCCACACCGTGGCTGCCCGTATGTCACCCTTCGTGCGCCAGATGGACTTCGCCATCGACTGGATGGCAGTGGAGGCCGGCCGGGCGCTCTACAG GCAAGGTGACAAGTCAGACTGCACCTACATCGCGCTCAACGGGCGTCTCCGCTCCGTCATCCAGAAGGGCAGTGGCAAGAAGGAGCTCATCGGGGAGTACGGCCGCGGGGACCTCATCGGCGTG GTGGAAGCCCTCACCCGGCAGCCCCGTGCCACCACGGTCCACGCGGTCCGGGACACGGAGCTGGCCAAGTTGCCTGAGGGCACCTTGAACAATATCAAGCGCAGATACCCCCAG GTTGTCACCCGCCTCATCCACCTCCTGAGCCAGAAGATCTTGGGAAACCTTCAGCAGCTCCGCGGGCCCTTTGCAA GCTCCGGCTTGGGCATGGCCTCCAGCTCAGAGCCCACCAACCCCACCAGCAACCTGTCGACGGTGGCGGTGCTGCCGGTGTGCGATGACGTGCCCACGGCTGCCTTCACGCTGGAGCTCAAGCACGCGCTCAACGCCATCG GTCCCACGCTGCTCCTCACCAGCGACATCATCCGTGCCCGTCTCGGCTCCTCAGCGCTGGACAG CATCCAGGAGTACCGCCTGTCGGGGTGGCTGGCGCAGCAGGAGGACATCCACCGCATCGTCCTGTACCAAACCGACTGCACCCTGACGCCGTGGACCGTGCGCTGCATCCGTCAAGCCGACTGCATCCTCATCGTAGGGTTGGGCGACCAAGAGCCGGCACTGGGAGAG CTGGAGCAGATGCTGGAGAACACGGCGGTGCGTGCGCTGAAGCAGTTGGTCCTCCTACACCGCGAGGACGGTCCCAGCCCATCCCGCACCGTTGAGTGGCTCAACATGCGCAGCTGGTGCTCGGGCCACCTCCACATCAAGTGTCCCCGTCGCGTCTTCTCCCGCCGTAGTCCCACCAAACTG CGGGAGATGTATGAGAAGGTGTTTGAGAAGAGCGCCGACCGGCACAGCGACTTCTCCCGGTTGGCGCGGGTCCTCACCGGCAACACCATCGCCCTTGTCCTGGGTGGCGGCGGAGCCAG GGGTTGCTCCCACATCGGGGTGATCAAGGCGATGGAGGAGTCGGGGATCCCCATTGACATGGTGGGTGGCACCTCCATCGGCGCCTTCATCGGGGCGCTCTACGCCGAGGAGCGCAGCGCCGTCCGCACCAAGCAGCGGGCGCGCGAGTGGGCCAAG tgCATGAACTCAGTGTTCGAGACTGTCCTGGACCTCACCTACCCCATCACCTCCATGTTTTCGGGTTCAGCCTTCAACGCCAGCATCAACAAGGTTTTCCAGGACAAGCAGATTGAG GACCTGTGGCTGCCCTACTTCAACGTCACAACCGACATCACGGCCTCGGCCATGCGGGTGCACACGGATG CCGACATCGCCCGCAACATGGGTGCCAAGACGGTGATCGCCATCGACGTGGGCAGCCAGGATGAGACAGACCTGTGCAACTATGGGGACAGCCTGTCTGGCTGGTGGCTCCTCTGGAAACGTCTCAATCCCTGGGCTGAAAAAGTCAAG GTGCCCGACATGGCAGAGATCCAGTCCCGCCTGGCCTACGTGTCGTGTGTGCGGCAGCTGGAGGTGGTAAAGTCCAGCTCGTACTGCGAGTACATCCGCCCCCCCATCGACTGCTTCAAGACCATGGATTTCGGCAAGTTCGACGAGATCTAC GATGTGGGGTACCAGCATGGCAAGGTGGTCTTCGATGGCTGGAGCCGGGGTGACATCATTGAGAAGATGGTGAAGGACCGGCGTTCGGCTGACTTCTATGAGAGCAAACGCATGGAC GTGCTCACATGCCCCAGCGCCGGCTTCACCGACCTGGCGGAGATCGTGTCCCGCATCGAGCCCGCCAAGCCATACTTGTCCGACGGATACGCGGACg AGGAGTCCGACTACCTCACCGAGTACGAGGACGAGGGGCTGGAGCCAGCGCAGGGCGAGGAGGATGCGTTCGCCCCTTCCGAGTGGGCCAGCGCCAGCACCTTGGATGCT gaggaggagaagagccTGCGGCACCGCCCGAGCCCAGCGCGGGACCCCTCCACACCCCACCCCTGA